One genomic region from Victivallis lenta encodes:
- a CDS encoding RHS repeat-associated core domain-containing protein, whose amino-acid sequence MRQLKQNDAVHASVFLSYDSRGRTATVGNGADVLHYAYRAGRNQLETAEWKNAQNAVLNSRSYAYDSHHRLTGINLNGTLEVGYTLNDKDRRTGAEYANSGLWNFTYDDKGQVISALGSSRSFAYAYDGIGNRTAATEGGEQFSYASNQLNQYTAVNASQPTYDADGNLLTTGTGWTYTWNGENRLIAAENADTRVEMAYDCMGRRFEKKVYTANTLTKHEKFVYDGYKLTAVYDVLENNALRMTFAWQPDSVDLDVPVSMTCDGETYYYVTDGNKNVTALLDADGVRVAKYTYNPFGRILNSEGALAEINPFRFSSEYHDDETGLVYYNYRYYSPELGRWIKRDPIEEKGGVNLYAMVGNNPSNCWDHLGENVWVLYGSSSAKTGHMAVIIGPRSGRGIFSYFSFAPDGLTTYDRRTYDEILNYVQGTRDGHPYTHYLFYCTNETQDAEARRAAGRYRHYVYLQPNVCTNLAHDAVVATGKIFVIKHTPASTYNHNRNVADGYGGL is encoded by the coding sequence TTGCGTCAGTTGAAACAGAATGACGCGGTGCATGCTTCCGTGTTCCTCAGCTATGATTCGCGGGGGCGGACCGCGACGGTCGGCAATGGTGCCGATGTGTTGCACTACGCTTACCGTGCGGGGCGTAATCAGCTCGAAACGGCGGAGTGGAAAAATGCGCAGAACGCGGTGTTGAACAGCCGTTCCTATGCGTACGACAGCCATCACCGCCTGACCGGAATCAATCTGAACGGCACGCTGGAAGTCGGGTACACCCTGAACGACAAAGACCGGCGCACCGGGGCGGAATACGCGAACAGCGGGCTCTGGAACTTCACCTACGACGACAAGGGGCAGGTGATCAGCGCGCTCGGGAGCAGCCGGAGTTTCGCGTACGCTTATGACGGTATCGGCAACCGGACGGCCGCGACGGAGGGTGGCGAGCAGTTCAGCTATGCAAGCAATCAGTTGAACCAGTACACGGCTGTGAACGCTTCGCAGCCGACTTACGACGCGGACGGCAATCTGCTGACGACCGGAACCGGCTGGACTTACACCTGGAACGGAGAAAACCGCCTGATTGCGGCGGAGAATGCGGATACGCGTGTGGAGATGGCCTACGACTGCATGGGCCGCCGCTTCGAGAAAAAGGTCTACACCGCAAACACGCTGACGAAACACGAGAAATTCGTTTACGACGGTTACAAACTGACAGCCGTGTATGATGTCCTCGAAAACAACGCCCTGCGGATGACCTTCGCCTGGCAGCCGGATTCGGTTGATCTCGATGTTCCGGTGAGTATGACCTGCGATGGAGAGACCTATTATTACGTGACGGACGGCAATAAGAACGTGACGGCCCTGCTGGATGCGGACGGCGTCCGAGTGGCGAAATACACTTACAACCCCTTCGGCCGGATTCTGAACTCCGAAGGCGCCCTGGCCGAAATCAACCCGTTCCGTTTCAGCAGCGAATACCACGACGACGAAACCGGCCTCGTCTACTACAACTACCGCTACTACAGCCCCGAACTCGGCAGATGGATCAAACGCGACCCCATCGAAGAAAAAGGCGGCGTGAACCTCTATGCGATGGTAGGTAATAATCCGAGTAATTGTTGGGATCATTTGGGGGAAAACGTTTGGGTCCTTTATGGGTCTAGTAGTGCAAAGACAGGGCATATGGCTGTTATTATAGGTCCTCGATCTGGTCGGGGGATATTTTCTTATTTCTCGTTTGCTCCTGATGGGCTTACTACGTATGACCGCCGTACATATGATGAAATTTTGAATTACGTTCAGGGAACACGCGATGGGCATCCCTACACACATTATCTATTCTACTGTACAAATGAAACTCAAGATGCAGAAGCACGAAGAGCGGCAGGTCGATACAGACATTACGTATATTTGCAACCAAATGTTTGTACTAATTTGGCTCATGATGCTGTGGTTGCTACTGGAAAAATTTTTGTAATAAAGCATACCCCTGCTTCTACTTACAACCATAATCGAAATGTGGCTGATGGATATGGTGGTTTGTGA